Part of the uncultured Fibrobacter sp. genome, CACCTATGCGGGGGACCTGGTGGTTTCGGAGCATGAGACGGAACAGCTCAAGACCTATTGCCGTATTATGCAGATGGATTACCTGGTGGTAAACGATATCCGCGAGTATTTCGGTTCCGAGGGGGTTACCTCGGGCTTGGCGCCGAACGTTCCAATCAATGTGGTGGTAAAGCCCCCTATCAAGGTGAATATCATTACGCCATTCGATCACGGTAGCCTGGTGGATTTCCGCGCCGAGATGCGCAAGACCACTGCAGGAAAGCTTTTTGATGTCTTCAGCAAGCCCGAAATGCTCGAATTTTCGCACCTGAAGAGCAACAAGGGCGATGCAGTGCGTTTTATGGCCGATTTCTACAAGGTCCCGCTTTCTTCTACGATTGCGGTGGGCGACGAGGAAAATGACTGCCCCATGATAGAGGCTGCCGGGGTGGGGGTTGCTATGTCGAATGCGTCCGAAGTGGCTAAAAAGGTCGCAAATTACGTGACCGTGGCTGACAATAACCACGGTGGCATCGCCGAGGTTATCCAAAAATTCGTTTTTTAGCCCATTTTAGGTGCGAATATTCCAGTTTGGAGTATTTATTGTAAAAAAAAATTGCACGTTTTCGCTACATTATGGTATCTTGATTATAGAATGTTCTTATTTGGGATGCCATTTGTATGAAACAATTCCAGTTTGATTACCATAGTATAACCTCGTTAAAGCGTGATCTTGACAAGATTAACCTTTGGTGCAAATCGAAGGCGTTGTCGCATGTGGTGTTCCAGATTTATTCCGATTCCCTGGATAGGGGGCAAATTGACCTTGTCTGTGACGTGGTGTCGCAGAGCTTCCCCAAGGCAATTTGCATGGGGTGTTCTACGAACGGCAACATTATCGAAGGGCGGCTTTCCAAGGCGTCTATCTCGATTGTCTGCACAATTTTTGAATATCCGACCACGCAGGTCAAGTTGCTTCAGTACACGCTAAATGCCGAAACGGCGCTCAGTGTAGTGGACGAAATCAAGCAGGAAATCAAGGCGAACCCGTGGGTCAAGGCGGTGGAACTGCAGCTGACCATCCGCGGTATGTCGATGACTCCGTTCTGCGATGCGTTTCAGGACGTGGACCCCTCTATCGCCATTTTCGGCGGCGGTGCATTCAACCCGGACCTGAACCGTAACGATGCCTGCGTATTTTCGAATGTCAAGGGCTATTCCGAGGGTGGTGTTATCGCTCTTCTGATTGGTGGCGAAAATTTCTACACCTATACGACCCATATTACGGGCTGGAAACCGCTCGGTCGTGAATTCCTCGTAACCAAGGCCAAACAGGCGATTCTTTATGAATTGGATGGCAAGCCCGCCTACGAGGCCTATTATCGTTACCTGAATATTTTAAAGGACGAACATTTCTTCAACAATACGTTGGAATTCCCGTTCTTCTACAAGCATCATGGCATCAACATCTTGCGTGCGCCGATTTCTTGCAATGACGACGGCTCGTTGGTGATGACTGCCGATATCGACGAAAACGTGAAGGCACGCTTGGCGTATGGAGACCCGTGGACAATCTTGGCTAGCGTCCGTAAAGATGGTGCAAAGATTGGCGAATTCAATCCAGAAGTCATCAAGGTGTTCTCCTGTGCTGCCCGCCGCACGTTCTGGGGCAAAGAAGAAATCAGTAACGAAACGCTTCCGCTGCAGAGCCTTGCTGCGACTTCGGGCTTCTATACCTCGAGTGAATTTTTGCGTACCGGTGAGTACGTGAACCAGCATAACGTGACGCTGGTGATTGCTGCCATGCGAGAAGGCCGTGGCGGTGAACATTACGACTTGGATATGGCTCAGGAGTCGTTCTCCGGAAAGGTCTCGATGATTAACCGTTTGGCGACCTTCATCGATGCGGCGACGCAGGAACTGGCCGAGGCGAACGAGAAACTATCGTTGATGGCCATTACGGATCCGCTTTCGAGCCTCTTTAACCGTGGCGAAATCCAGCGGCGTATTTCCTTGTGCACCGAGAAAAAGATTTCGGGTTGTCTCGTGATGCTCGATATCGATAACTTTAAACAAATCAACGATAATTTCGGACACCAGGAAGGCGATAACGTCATCAAGGGTATTTCGTATGTGATGCGTCGTGTGGCTGACGAGTGTGGACTTTCCGGCGTGAATGCCCACGATATAAAGTTTGACGATATCGACGGTATGTATGCAGATATTGCGGTCGAAGATTTTGACGGTGCTCCGAAGTTCAAAATCTTCAATGTCAAAACGCCCATTGGCCGTTGGGGTGGCGAAGAATTTATGGTGCTGCTGCAGGAAGCCTCGAAGGATGCGGCTATCGATTTTGCCGAACGTGTCCGTAAGGCTTTCAATGAAATCGCTTTCGAAAAGGCGGGACACCGTTCTGTGAGTATCGGTGTTACCGAAATCAAGGATGGAGAATGTGCCGATGAAGCATGTGTCCGAGTGGACCAGGCGCTTTACCGTGCGAAGGATGGTGGCAAGAACCGTGTCGTTGTGATTTAAGGAGTGGTGAGCTATGGAAGAAGTATACAAAATCAAGCTGGACTCTTTGTATGAGGCATTCTCCATTCTGGCGGATGGTGCTTATACGTATATTGCCGATATCAAGCACAATTACTCACGATGGTCCAAGAAGGCCGTGGAATATTTTGGCTTGCCCGGTGAATATATGGAAGATGCCGGAAACGTTTGGATGGAAAATGTTCACCCCGACGATCGAGCCGCATACGCGGAAAGCATTAACGAAATATTTTCTGGCAAAGTCAGTGAACATAATCTGCAGTACCGTGTCCGCACCAAGGATGGCAATTACATCGTCTGTACCTGTCGTGGCGTGGTGATTCGAGATGAAAATGGACAGCCCGATTATTTTGGTGGAAACATCAAGAATAACGATACGTTGAGTTATTTCGATGATATCTCGAATTTCAGGAGCCTGTACGGCTTCCTCGAAGACCTGCAGTCAGCGAGATGGAAGGGCGACAGCATCCAGATTATGCTGGTAGGCATCAACGAGTTCTCCCGATTGAACGAAATTTACGGCTATACCTTCGGAAACCGCGTCCTGCAGGAATTCTCGAAGATGATCAAGGTCGAAGCGAACGGTATGGGGGAATGGTACCGAATGGATGGCACCAAGTTCGCCATTGTTTGCAAGAAGTCTTCTGTTGACGATCTCAAGAACCTGTACAAGCGAATCCAGTACAATTCTCTTCATGACTTTATCGTTGACGACAACCGAGTGGTCCTTTCGTTTATTGCTGGGGCCATCAACTTGGATAAATTGGATGTGTCTGCAGAGACGGTGTATTCCTGCCTGCGTTTCGCCTATTACGAATCCAAGAACAACCACCTGGGCGATCTGTTCGTGCTCAAGAATAACGTGAGCGACGACAAACGATTTGCCATCGAACGCATCAACGTCATTCGCAATAGCATTGTGAACAACTGCGAAGGGTTCTTCCTCTGCTACCAGCCGATTGTCGATGCGACTTCCGAAAAGATTATCGGGGCCGAAGCTCTTATCCGCTGGAAAAATGACGAGTACGGCGTGGTGCCGCCGGTGCAGTTCGTGGATGTGCTGGAACAGGACAACCTGTTCCCGGAACTCGGTAAGTGGATT contains:
- a CDS encoding Cof-type HAD-IIB family hydrolase, whose amino-acid sequence is MKLLFTDLDGTLLTDDKQILDVDMSAISKMLEEGHKLVLCTGRPLTSAKMLAKRYGFDRPGFFLVSFNGGLIYDYATEKSILTRRISVDDVKFIMDRAHECGMHAHTYAGDLVVSEHETEQLKTYCRIMQMDYLVVNDIREYFGSEGVTSGLAPNVPINVVVKPPIKVNIITPFDHGSLVDFRAEMRKTTAGKLFDVFSKPEMLEFSHLKSNKGDAVRFMADFYKVPLSSTIAVGDEENDCPMIEAAGVGVAMSNASEVAKKVANYVTVADNNHGGIAEVIQKFVF
- a CDS encoding diguanylate cyclase, producing MKQFQFDYHSITSLKRDLDKINLWCKSKALSHVVFQIYSDSLDRGQIDLVCDVVSQSFPKAICMGCSTNGNIIEGRLSKASISIVCTIFEYPTTQVKLLQYTLNAETALSVVDEIKQEIKANPWVKAVELQLTIRGMSMTPFCDAFQDVDPSIAIFGGGAFNPDLNRNDACVFSNVKGYSEGGVIALLIGGENFYTYTTHITGWKPLGREFLVTKAKQAILYELDGKPAYEAYYRYLNILKDEHFFNNTLEFPFFYKHHGINILRAPISCNDDGSLVMTADIDENVKARLAYGDPWTILASVRKDGAKIGEFNPEVIKVFSCAARRTFWGKEEISNETLPLQSLAATSGFYTSSEFLRTGEYVNQHNVTLVIAAMREGRGGEHYDLDMAQESFSGKVSMINRLATFIDAATQELAEANEKLSLMAITDPLSSLFNRGEIQRRISLCTEKKISGCLVMLDIDNFKQINDNFGHQEGDNVIKGISYVMRRVADECGLSGVNAHDIKFDDIDGMYADIAVEDFDGAPKFKIFNVKTPIGRWGGEEFMVLLQEASKDAAIDFAERVRKAFNEIAFEKAGHRSVSIGVTEIKDGECADEACVRVDQALYRAKDGGKNRVVVI
- a CDS encoding EAL domain-containing protein; its protein translation is MEEVYKIKLDSLYEAFSILADGAYTYIADIKHNYSRWSKKAVEYFGLPGEYMEDAGNVWMENVHPDDRAAYAESINEIFSGKVSEHNLQYRVRTKDGNYIVCTCRGVVIRDENGQPDYFGGNIKNNDTLSYFDDISNFRSLYGFLEDLQSARWKGDSIQIMLVGINEFSRLNEIYGYTFGNRVLQEFSKMIKVEANGMGEWYRMDGTKFAIVCKKSSVDDLKNLYKRIQYNSLHDFIVDDNRVVLSFIAGAINLDKLDVSAETVYSCLRFAYYESKNNHLGDLFVLKNNVSDDKRFAIERINVIRNSIVNNCEGFFLCYQPIVDATSEKIIGAEALIRWKNDEYGVVPPVQFVDVLEQDNLFPELGKWILRTALTDTKKFLARYPGFIVNVNLSYTQLEKSDFVEDVLGIIEEVNFPPQNLCLEITERCRLLDMELLKKIFTQLRKHGIKVALDDFGTGFSSIGVLRELPVTTVKIDRSFVMNIEKNNSDQNTVRFISELADSFSSSVTAEGIETSEMREFLLRFKIKSLQGFYYSKPLPMDEFMEKYVNA